The genomic segment CACAGCAGCCAGAACAGGATGCTGCAGGTTTGTACGCTATGATTTTTGTCAAATTACACCCTTCCTCACCAGGGACTCAGCCCAACTCCATGTTCAAGCTTTAGTCATCTCTAGTCTAGACTAATCCAACTCCTTTCTAGCCCgccagctgaaacacacacttcaaccCCTTCAACTCCTCCAGAACGCTGCAGTCCTCCCTGTCCTCAGCCCCCAAAGTGTCCCATGTCACTCGCCTCCTATACTCCCTCCAGTGGCAGTTGAATTCAaactcctttcctttcctttgccgGCCTAACCATTACTTCATCCTGTCTcgactcttctccctcctggctcTGAGAGAGTGGAACGGACCAACCCACCACTCCCCATCTTCTGCCATCTTTTCAAAAGTACCGTCACCTTCTCCCCACCAAATCATATCCCCTTGCTTCTACTCACTCTTAATTGctctaaaaaaaatcccatccatctctctccttagctcgcATCTCTTTTGTAAGCACATATTCTATGGTCATCCAAACATAAGGccctgacccttgcactccttactattatTTGCTTGTtattttggtgatctaggaatgtATATTCATTCTACTGCTGCcttcattgtaagtcgctctggataagagactCAGTTTAATTGCTAAATGCGTAATGCAAACACAAGATATTCTATTTTCCTCACTACCAAGATAAGCACAAGCTACCAGAGCAAGCAAAaaccaataaaaaacaaagcatgCACTCAGCAACATTTTGTGCAGCTCCCCTGGTAATTAGCATAGCTGTATATGCATTCCTTGTAGTTATAGAAATATTCCCTCAGTTATACTGCTGAACTCAGCAGCAAGTAAAAGCAAGACTAAATATCCCAGGTTTATTAGTATTTATTACAACTGTACCAGTGGCAAAGAGTTGTAGCAAATGACCAAGAGAAGGGGTGGGGACACGAGTCACATTACTTGgacgagtcacagttttaattgcttgagacaaGACTTGATACACGAAGATAATACCTGaaacttgacttgggttctggtgacttgatttgtactttgatgacttgaaaaggtttctaaagctatgacaaaagatcttgtagCCTTCTATATTCACTGCAAAGCAATGCTCTCTTCCGTAACAGTCTACTATCAGCATCAGCAGACTGTCACCTGGGGCTGGCAGAGGATGAAACCCCATCTCATCCCACACTGTGCCTCAGCCTCTTACCTTGGACACTATGTGCCAATCCCAGAGTCCTTTGCACGTTCCTGCAGATGGTCTCGAGGCAGTCTTGGAACTGGTCGTCGCAGTCGTGCTTCTCGCGACCGCAGGTGTCATAGCAACGGTCATGTTGGTTACAGCACTTGGTCATGGACGGGATACCTATGTCAAACTGAAGACAAATAATATTGTACAGGAGTTGTGCGTTTTTGGTTTGCTGTGTACGTCGTGAATCAAATGGTGGCCTTCTTTGGTTGGCAGAGACAAAACTCTTAACTTCGTAAACGTTCACGGACTAGCTACCTGAAATCCAAACAGCGGAGACCCACATCCATTGGGTGGGGGAGGCTTGTAACCAGGGCGAGGCGCTGGCTTATAACCTACGAGAAAGGAGCAAAGGTAAAGATGTTCTGTGAATCCTCCTACCCTCAGTTATCTTGCTTTCTGAGATAACCAACAGTAGAAGGAAACCAGTGTATCTGATTAATGGTTTACTCTGCCACTCCACTGGAGATACGAGTGTGTCTAATGGCTCAAAACCTTTATAAACACCACATTGAGTaagtccacaaagtcagtctcccaGTATACTTAGCCAGGCTAAAGGTCTGGGCTTCTAGCTTTGGAAGAGTTTTCTTGTTCACAAAAACTATACTCAAACTCATCGATACTCCCCTTTAAGTGTCACCATTTGTCTGTGCATTTGTCTAACCCTGTAAGAAAGCGAGCTTACCATCACTGCATTTATAATGACACAGCCCATCATCGCCGCCAATCAAGTCCAATGCAGCATTTAGGTATGTGTCAATCTTGTGTATTCCGTTACGAATGGTTTTCAAAGTCATTCGCCAGTCTGGAGTTTCTGGCTCTTTTCTGCAGCAAGACACATGTGGGATACATCCACAGAAGTACaaaccaaagagaaaaacagagatgtaGCTGTGGTAGTGCATAGTCCAGTTGACGCAAGAGCCAGAAATCAGCGTTTCCTGGCACATAGGTCAAGTTGAATAGCTTAGCTTGACTTATTCCTCAAAGAGTCGGCTTGATACCATTTCAAACTTCAGTTTCCTTTTCTTCTATAATCAATTCACTTCCAGAGAGACCGACCTGCCGCAGCTGTAAATTTCTTTTCCGGGTTTAGTGTAGTCACGTGACCAGTGATTGACCAATGAAGATGATGTCAATAAGAAGTAGACGTGGTCCTGCCTCTTGCGTATGTTTTGTGACATTATGCTTATCAGTTTTAACGCctttataaaaacacatatacaaGGCATTTAAACAGTGAAATGGTTATAACTTTGATCCTCTGGAAGGTTTAAGTAGCATAAGACTCACCTAATTATTTAACACATTGTCCCACAGCTCATCTGGATAACCTAACACAGATTTCCTCATCAGTTGATAGCACTCATACTATCCcaattccatttttttcataGAAATGTATTGGCCCAGTTGAGCTTTATTTAATACAATGCTGCAACTACTTGACTAGACATAGGAGGCAAACCTGAATCAAGCAGGCAGTagccacaataaaaacagttcTGGTAGATCTAGGGACGTGAATTAATATCTGATTCAGTGAGACACATTCATTCAGTCTATGGTAATAACTTTTACTTTATTCAAATGATTAGTCGAGCATTAAAGAAAAAACTTTGTTTTTCCTAGTTACTTAAATAACGCCATAAACttcaaacattcaaaaatgaaaatgtacaacAATTCATGAATAATAACAGTTTCGATGTCCTTCCATGATAAGTCCCAATAACTTCACATTTCGGAGTGGACAACATAAAGTGTTCTCTAGTAGCAAAACCACAGGTAACTGTTCATGGTCCATGGAACTCCATCCACACTTGGAGGTGAGCAGGTAGCTAGGAAGCATTCGGCGGGGTTTTTCTGTGTTCTCTCTAAGAACTGCTATGGATCTGGGTGGAGGACAGCATCTCCAGATGAACCTACAAAGTCTCCATCATATTTTTATGTCAAGCAGGTGATGCTGATGCTGTTAGTTAATCTAAAGATTGTGACTTGCTTGTGCAGAATGCCTCTTGGTGTCTCCCTACTTGAAGCGATCAGAGCATATCGCTTTACAATCAAGTGTCCTTTTCCTTCTCGTTTCCAGGAAAGCACAAGAAAAGCAGAGTAAAAAAGAAGAGGGGTGGGGCTTTCTACAGTATAGGTAGATTGGTTCATTGAGATGCAACAAGGCGATTCCTGGGGCGAGGCtggagtgaggagggagagggaagcagGGGAATGTGGGGAGAGGGATAACTTAAAACTTCCACAGTAAGGCTAAagtattttagtcattttttgcTCCTAGCTCGAAgatttttccttaaaaaaacatgtacatacatatatctattcatatatatttatatgatcTAAAAGCGTCCAGCTCATCCGCCTCTGAATAGGTCATTTAGTCTGTCCAGCTCCCTGCAGTTATCCATGGTCATGAGTTCTGCCTTCTTACGCATACGGTCGTCCCTGTACACCTTGGCAGCATACAGCAGGTCTGTTTCTGGGTGAGATGGGCAGAGAGGCAAGTGTgagcaataaaacaacaaaggtCCAATCAAACACAGTGTTTTAGACAGGATAGTGGGTAGCACATATCACTAAAGAGGATTCATTTACCGAAGTCACAAATCAAGGAACACACATCTTAGCAAGCTAAACGAATTCACATTTTAAAGTATGAAATAGCTGCAAAAATGTGACGTGTCTGCAAGAAGCTTTTTCAGTATAACCAATTTGAAAACGGCTTGATGATAAAAtaaccattaaaaaaaataaaaccaccatgtaacactagacatgCACTGGAGTTTGCATTTCAGTACAGACTGAATTTAGCATGCTGAAGAAGTCAGTTCTGTATAAATTAATAGTTGAGTGAATGTAGATGCTACTGAATTCAGCGAGCTAATTCTGTGAGGATGGTTTTTGAACACGGCTACtcacttgtctgtctctctttccagcagttatttctgACATTAGACACGTAGTCTTCCTCCACATTCTTCTCAATCTTCTGCAGCGCTGAGCCCTTATACTCCAATTTGAAATCTCTGGTGACATAGTAGTCGACGTGCAGGTTTTCTGTCTGGCGTTTCACGGTCTGACCCGTGGAcctgggagggatggaggagataCAAGACATGTGAAGATACTGATGCctgtattttcctgtttttttttttaaaaaaggacCATGGAAAGTCCAACCTCCTTCAATAGGTTTAATTTTTCCAGATAGTACAATGAATATAGATGTGGAAAAGAGGATAGATAGCTAGATGGCATAAGAACACCATAAGCACACGTAGTGCCTGGCACGTGGATTATTGAGCCAGCAGGATGCCCCGTTTCTGCCAACAAttgataaaaatgtaaacaaggtAGGAAGTGGAGTAAATTTCCCGAATTTTGTGATTTTCCAACCACTATAGcaagttagtttcctgccctgggGACAAAcggtgattgtgtgtgtgtatgtgtgtgtatgtgtacatataaATACACGCACGGTCTAGAGTAGAGGCTGTAGGGGGGAGTGGACACCATCAGCTGGCTCAGGATAGACACTAGAATCAGGACCACGATGGGCATCAGCTGGATAAACATTGAGAAACCACCctagaaacaaacaaagcacaTTGAGTACGTCAGTTTAAACAACATGCacctaatatactgtatactcaaGACATGTAGctgctgtatttttacatcTACTCAGATTGTATTTTGATTATAATGACTCAAATAAAAACcctaaacacattttttctttaTAAGAGATACTTATAAAATCCAAACCCATCTACGtacatctcccctctcttctgccCTCTCTTGTCTTTGATCCGTCTGCTGGCTATAGCGCGCCCTGCCGTTGGTGAAGGCGTGTGCACTCGCTGTGGATAGGAATACAATGTTAGTGATGAGGTCAGACACAAAGTTATAGGATGTGTGCACTTATGCCAAAATTATAGCAAGCAATATACAACCCCATTGAGGAGCATACAGATCAAGATTTTCAATGTAAAGGAGTTTTACCGGTTGTCTCTGTGTACATGGCGTTTAATATTCTGCACTTTCCAGCCATTAACCATGAACTCCATTGACTTTAAATGTTCATTACATTGCTCATTCGTGCGTATGAGACAGCCACTGATCACTGCCGTGATGTGATTGGCAAATCAAATAATTTCACAGCTAATTTCAAGTCCACCTTGCTCTACAGTATGTTGAAAATAGGCAGGCCTGGTGTGAAATTTAGGggaaagggaaaacaaaagatCTGTCAGTCATCCTAACAAAAGATCTGTCAGTCATCCTTTCATCCTACTTTCATTAACCTTTATCATTGCCTAGACACGTGGCAAAGTACCAGAACACAACTAAGAGGTACCAGGTCCTTTTTGTCATAAATTAAACCCTGAGGAGAGTCACTTTGAAGTGTCTTTGATGACTGAGTTCATATTTAAGCTCATGAATGCTGAGACCTTTAGCTTTCCAGTTGTACTAAATGACTGTTTATTCCATTAAATCTTGTACCTCccgtaaaacaaaacaagtataTTTCATTCTGAATTTAATGTTAATGACCGAGGTTATGATTTCATATCCCAGAAAAGTCAATGTGCTGAAGtcattaataaataataaatactgtTCCAAAATTAAAAGACAAGATAAATGACTAATAAATTGATAGTATTTGAGACATCACATGAATGATTAAAATGCTCAGAGCCGCAACAAAAATCTGATTCAACTGAAAAACAATGAGTGATGTAACCAGATAAATAAAGTGCTTGCTTACACGAGGGGAAGCCGCCTCCAAAGAACATGTTGAAGAGGTCCTCAGGAGTGATGTCAGCCTCAAAGCCCCTATGGAAGTCAAACCCTCCTCCATGTGCGTGGCCCGGGCTACTAGGCTCCTCCCCTCCCGTCAGGTCATACTGCCTTCTTTTGTCTGGGTTGCTCAGCACTGCATACGCGTTGCCAATCtctggaggaagacagagatgaGGTGTCCAAGATAGGCAGAAAAAGGGTAATGGAGGTAAATCATTCCAAACTCAAATGTTAAAATGCCACGCCCAGATAGTCTGGTGCTCAGGTTCCTTGACTCTGGAGCCACAGGTGTTCTTCTGCTGACCAAGTTTTGAAACCCGCTAGATCTTTCTAGTGTGACCCCAGCATTACTGCCTCCATCTCTGGTTTCCAGTtatctgaataaattaaaaatatatactaAAGTGTGTGATATTGTGCAGCTGTGTCTTAATAACATAATCAGTGGTAATTCCTGTGAAATGGTAAAAACTAATTCAAACAACCATtaaacagggttcccacaccttttcactgatgaaattccAAAACCTTTCCATGACTTCTCCATGACcccttttcaaatttccatgacTAAATTTGAATGACActgaatttaaaagaaaatctgtCAACCATCAACTACACTAACTTTAagcattagtttgtttttcactttaaaatcaagGATTATAACATTATTTTTACTATGTCAATAAAAACCAGTCAGCAACCAACACTATTTTCCTCCAACAGTGAGGTCTAGAGTGTTTTGGATCCAGTCTTTTGTGAcagtattcaagaaaaaaaaatttactTCACAAATACAAGACTTTTCCAGGAGTGTGGGAGCCCTGATTAACGTTCACAATAGCAGGCACATCAACAATGTAGGCTTCTTTTTATGGCATCAACATCTGTGAGTCAGGGGTTAGATCTACATGTCAAGTCACACAAAGTCAATGAGTCGACATATTTTACATCAATATCACATTTAGCATTGCTTCGCAACAGGTCAATTACATATTGTAAATGAGCATATTTACTTTTAAAGGCCTCTGTTGCTCCAGGCGCATGGTTTTTGTCCGGATGGAACTTGAGCGCTAGTTTCCTGTAGGCTTTCTTCAGTTCATCCTCATTGGCTTCTTTACTGATACCCAGCACTTCATAGTAGTCCTTACACCGctttattctgaaaaaaatattgtgataaatATTGTGCTCATGTGTAATAGGTCTATTTTGTAACTATCCACAAGTTAGCAGTTCTCTTTCATGGGCTCTCCCACTCTGGCCAGGGAGCAGCAGAAAGGCAGGTCACAAACTCTCTATATCAAAACTGCGGCCTTCTTCCTGGAATTTGCCCATTGTGCTGCATGCCCTTTGGCTGCCACCTTTTGAACCCCCAGAACAGGTGGATTTAAATACGGTCATTGAAAATGACAATGTTGGCAGTTCTGGCCTTTGCAAAACAGCTTTGAGTGAAATTTAAGCTGTCTGCATGGTTCATGCAAAATTGACTAAATGAAACAATTTTCCAGCCTAATACCCAGCCTTTCATCCCGCAGTGGCTAGCTCCTGGTCACCACTTATGCTGATGGCTTTCCATCCCTTGTTGTTTACCCGCCCGAAGCAACAGCTGTTACACTTTTTTGTGCGCGCCAATTTTCCCTTCACAAGACATAAGACAAAAACAATAGTGgtgtacagaaaaaaaaacagcagcaaaagacacacacagagagaaaaaacaaacagttgttACACATGATGTTAGATGCAAGTTTATATATTCACATGGATGAAACTAAGTATTAGGAAAAGTAATTAGCCATGTCGGGGGCATAACCTCATACAGGTAAGCCTGTGATATAACTAGTCAAAAACTTGCATTGCAAGTTTTGCACACTTGTCTCCTGTCTGGCAGTACAGGAGTCAGTATATTCTAATATAAAATGAGTAGCATGAAAGATAAACAAAAGGTAACTAGGAAAGTTGCATTGAATTGATGCAGATTAAATGTTTATGTGTGGCTGTATTGAATTAAATGTTACTATGTGTGGGACTAGGTGTGTTTCTATAGCCCCAATTCCAAGTGTTTCACGAGACCACCACTGCTTGTGCAACGTCAGGGAGAAGTGGGCTTAATTTGAATGACTTGTAATGTTATGTAAGCCTGTCAGGGAATTATGGCGGGCATAAGAGTTTCTGATGAGGTCACATGGGATGCTTTTTCAGTGTGAGACTTGTTACTAAGAGAACACAGTATACAAGTAATCTTGATCTTTATTAAGACATGTTGCTATATATTTTTAACCCACTGGAGCTTCCCCAAAGGATTTGGTATCTAAACCACCAGGGGGCAAACTAACTCCCTTAGTTCAACTGCAATACACTGTGTGGGTTGcatgaagtgcagcagcagtctTTTCTTAAGGATGAACTCTATTCCCCACCTGCGGTTTTCTACCTTTTCTACGATAAAGAAACTTCTGATTGAGGGTATAGGCTAGGTAACAAGCACCATCTGACTGACTTTCTATCTTTAGGCATATGTTGTAGTCTAAAATTGGAGGTTGTATTATTTATCTCTCCTTTCCAATTCACACACcccatgtctgtctctctctccctcccctcatgAGCAAGAAGCCTAGCCTGAGAGGTTCCCATAGCGAtagcagtgtgtgcagaacacTGCAGAGACTGCAGTGTCCTCATTGAGCCACAGATGAAAGGCTTAAACATGAACGACAGAAACAGTTCTGCTATCACAGGAAATTCAGTTGTTTCAAGTGGCTACTAAAGTCTGACTGAGTTGCTTGTATGAGTTTGTCAGTGACTCTGATAGGGCGCCAGAGAGAGTCTGAAAACCTGAAATCCCCATATCCCAGGCCATGTTGGCCACCCGGACATAGGTCTTTGTTCCATAGTAATCCATCGGAAAAATTGAGGGGAGCAGTGAAGACAAGGCTATCAGTACAAAGGCAGAAATGGGATCTTTAGGTCAAAGACTGAAGCAGATTTAGGGATAACAAGTGAAGTTAGAATCATGGAATCAAAAAGTGAGTGACTGTTTTGACTGAAAAACAGTAGGCTCATTGTGTATTTATGGTTGTGACACCAGACAAAAACCTAGATGGTAATATCCTACATGATTTCAAGAAGGTTTAATGGCGAAACTCATCATGTAATTAATTTGCACAGGTACAACaggaaaagctttcatgtaaTTTGGCAAAATATGTGTCCACCACCCACATGCAATTTCTTTGAAATGCACTGAGGTAGCATGAAACTCACCAGCTAAACTGGGGGTTGAAACTGGCCCTAATCTCCATTGTAGGAGAGCACCAGAATGACCAGCTGAAGTGGGACAGAGGACAGTACCAACTGCCAGACGGGGAAGGGGGAGGCCAATAGAGTGAAAGACCTTCTAAAGTACAAATATCAGACAGaagtgaagaaaaacaagagcatgGAAGGAGGGACTGCAATTCTCACCTCTGCACACCTTCAACCTGCTCTTTGTTGAAGC from the Centroberyx gerrardi isolate f3 chromosome 3, fCenGer3.hap1.cur.20231027, whole genome shotgun sequence genome contains:
- the pla2g12a gene encoding group XIIA secretory phospholipase A2, producing MCQETLISGSCVNWTMHYHSYISVFLFGLYFCGCIPHVSCCRKEPETPDWRMTLKTIRNGIHKIDTYLNAALDLIGGDDGLCHYKCSDGYKPAPRPGYKPPPPNGCGSPLFGFQFDIGIPSMTKCCNQHDRCYDTCGREKHDCDDQFQDCLETICRNVQRTLGLAHSVQACESAVTLLFDAVMHLGCKPYLDSQRESCMCQYEDKREL
- the dnajb14 gene encoding dnaJ homolog subfamily B member 14 — translated: MEGNRDEAEKCINIASKALEAGDKEKAVKFLNKAEKLYPTDRAKVLLDALTKNGSSAGNGAYCRRPTDGSERTGAQPERESQDSGGGESKGFNKEQVEGVQRIKRCKDYYEVLGISKEANEDELKKAYRKLALKFHPDKNHAPGATEAFKKIGNAYAVLSNPDKRRQYDLTGGEEPSSPGHAHGGGFDFHRGFEADITPEDLFNMFFGGGFPSSSAHAFTNGRARYSQQTDQRQERAEERGDGGFSMFIQLMPIVVLILVSILSQLMVSTPPYSLYSRPSTGQTVKRQTENLHVDYYVTRDFKLEYKGSALQKIEKNVEEDYVSNVRNNCWKERQTKTDLLYAAKVYRDDRMRKKAELMTMDNCRELDRLNDLFRGG